ACAAGAACCAGAGGGCATCACGTGAACCCTCTAGGCACAGTTCAAAACAAGGCTAGTTACAGTGTGAAACTCCCTCACAGAGCATACTGTGGGTGCTAAAATTGTCTTGGGGTTGAGGAAAAAGGTCCTAGAAGAGAAGCTGACGTAGCCTTGCTGAATGCACAGGTAAATACATACAATCTGGGCGAACTCTGAGAGGGAAACAGGTGGGAAAGTCCCCGCCAGTTGTTTACCGCTATTGGAAGGAGGATCCTAGGCTGTATGTGGCTTTGGTCTGACACACTGCAGCTGATGTGTTATGTTACTCTATGGGATGTGATATACCACGAATAGACATGGTGACCCATCTGAGAGCATTGTCAAAACGGGTTCTTTCAGCTCTAATTCACTTGCAAACTCTTCCAGGCTTTCAATGTGATCAATGGAGGTTCCCATGCAGGCAACAAATTGGCAATGCAGGAGTTCATGATCCTACCTGTGGGAGCTGAGAGCTTCCGCGATGCCATGCGCATTGGTGCTGAAGTCTATCACAATCTCAAGAATGTTATCAAGGAGAAGTATGGCAAGGATGCAACCAATGTGGGTGATGAAGGAGGATTTGCCCCTAACATCCTGGAAAACAGTGAAGGTGAGAGTTACACGGTGGGATACTCCTGCCTGCAATGGTGTGAGCAAGGCCTTTCTGCACCAGGTCCTTTTGTCCCTTTGGATGTGGCCTCCACAGCTCCTCAGAGTGTTTCTGTTGTGCTCTGGGCTTTGTTCTCTCTCCCTCATTGTGCCATCAGACTCACAGTGGGGGGCCTTCCTAGGGAGGGTTTCTGCTGGAAGTCAGAGCTCTCCACACAGGCTGACTTTAACTCTctcccttccagctctggagCTCCTCAAGGAAGCTATTGACAAGGCTGGCTACACTGATAAGGTTGTCATTGGCATGGATGTGGCTGCCTCAGAGTTCTATCGAGATGGCAAATATGACCTTGACTTCAAGTCCCCAGATGACCCGAGCCGCTACATTTCTGCAGATGAGCTGGGTGACCTCTATCAAAGCTTTGTACGTGATTATCCAGGTGAGCCACTGTGCTTGGCAGCGGTGTTGCAGACGTCACAGGTGCATCTCTACCATTTGGGGGGCATGGAAAGGAAGGTAGCTTTGACTTGTCTCTTCTGTTGTCCATTCAGTGGTTTCCATTGAGGATCCCTTTGACCAAGATGACTGGGAGGCCTGGTCCAAGTTCACGGCCAATGTTGGGATTCAGATAGTGGGAGATGACCTAACGGTGACAAACCCCAAGCGCATCGAGCGAGCTGTTGAAGAGAAGGCCTGCAACTGCCTCCTGCTCAAAGTCAACCAGATTGGATCTGTCACGGAGGCCATCCAAGCGTGAGTCCACCTGCTGCCAGTCTTGTCTGAAAGAGTCAGTGGTGTATCACAGTAAGATTAAGACCTGTGTCTCTACAAGAGTGTAGGATGCTGAgtgtgggaggagaggggggtCTGGATCTCACCCTGTGCAGGTGGTGGGTATTAGAGTGGCAGCTGCTGAATCCATTTCTTGCTCCTTGCAGCTGTAAGTTGGCCCAGGAGAATGGCTGGGGTGTGATGGTGAGTCACCGCTCTGGGGAGACCGAAGACACTTTCATTGCTGATCTGGTTGTAGGACTGTGCACTGGGCAGGTACGTGAAACCTCGGGTGTGCACAGGCTGGCAGGAAAATGAAGGGGTGAGAAGCAGCATCCCTTCTGCTTCTGCCTCTGGGGAAACTGGTGCAAGTCATAGTGGTGTCttacagtgtttgttttgggtAATCCTTTACAGATAAAGACGGGTGCCCCCTGCAGGTCTGAACGTCTGGCTAAATACAACCAGCTCATGAGGTAAGGGGCTCCGAGGGTAGGAAACAGGAGTGAGAATTGAGATTAACTAAATGGAGAAGCCCAAGGGCAGAAGGAGCTTGTGGGGAAAAATGTGAAGGCAAAGTGCAGAGGTGAAAGTAGAGATCTCTGGATCCCTCCTCCTTGGCATGGTGGGATAGCAGCACCCTCCAGCAACGATCCTCCTggttccctccctccctcaggTTCTCTGGTGCCTTCTCTgactctttctgtctctctctcctGCAGGATTGAGGAAGAGCTTGGTGATGAAGCACGCTTTGCTGGACACAACTTTCGCAACCCAAGTGTTCTTTGAACGTTGTCCCCCAGGCAGACACCCTTCGACTCTTTCCCAGATCACAGACTCTGaaccttcccttctcttcactGCTCCCTTTTTTGCTCTGTCTCCCTTCTCTGCCACCTGGTTTCCTCTCACCTCAGAGCCCCACGAGTTCAGGTATCCCTGGCTAGATATACCCAAGCGAAGGATGAAAAAGAGCTCCGCACCCTGTCCCTTGCTTTGGGATCATAAGCATTTCTGGATCTAGGCATTTTGTGTCTTTCGTTCTTGTGTGCATCT
The Coturnix japonica isolate 7356 chromosome 1, Coturnix japonica 2.1, whole genome shotgun sequence DNA segment above includes these coding regions:
- the ENO2 gene encoding gamma-enolase isoform X2, whose protein sequence is MPERSWILVGTPPWRWTCTHTKACFERQCPAEHPLVSMKHWSYEITTSPVSLEKGLSVVDQEKIDNLMLEMDGTENKSKFGANAILGVSLAVCKAGAAEKDVPLYRHIADLAGNSDLILPVPAFNVINGGSHAGNKLAMQEFMILPVGAESFRDAMRIGAEVYHNLKNVIKEKYGKDATNVGDEGGFAPNILENSEALELLKEAIDKAGYTDKVVIGMDVAASEFYRDGKYDLDFKSPDDPSRYISADELGDLYQSFVRDYPVVSIEDPFDQDDWEAWSKFTANVGIQIVGDDLTVTNPKRIERAVEEKACNCLLLKVNQIGSVTEAIQACKLAQENGWGVMVSHRSGETEDTFIADLVVGLCTGQIKTGAPCRSERLAKYNQLMRIEEELGDEARFAGHNFRNPSVL
- the ENO2 gene encoding gamma-enolase isoform X1, with translation MAVERIHAREILDSRGNPTVEVDLYTHKGMFRAAVPSGASTGIYEALELRDNDKSRFLGKGVLQAVDHINSTVAPAIVGSGLSVVDQEKIDNLMLEMDGTENKSKFGANAILGVSLAVCKAGAAEKDVPLYRHIADLAGNSDLILPVPAFNVINGGSHAGNKLAMQEFMILPVGAESFRDAMRIGAEVYHNLKNVIKEKYGKDATNVGDEGGFAPNILENSEALELLKEAIDKAGYTDKVVIGMDVAASEFYRDGKYDLDFKSPDDPSRYISADELGDLYQSFVRDYPVVSIEDPFDQDDWEAWSKFTANVGIQIVGDDLTVTNPKRIERAVEEKACNCLLLKVNQIGSVTEAIQACKLAQENGWGVMVSHRSGETEDTFIADLVVGLCTGQIKTGAPCRSERLAKYNQLMRIEEELGDEARFAGHNFRNPSVL